The following proteins are encoded in a genomic region of Dermatophagoides farinae isolate YC_2012a chromosome 8, ASM2471394v1, whole genome shotgun sequence:
- the LOC124495582 gene encoding uncharacterized protein LOC124495582, with amino-acid sequence MLILCYLFIKTMPTIRISRRSKCPLVLATVFIILTLVSILDCQSLPYTTISDDQPWSSNSWLHHNDDEQTAPTTTGPIVAVLNMTNEDANISHSSSDSIEESRNETMTIIPPSSLSLIESSTNNPLISRDGHFGIDAELKCQSNDDCPEHSECVDEFCRCRHGHCQNLGQCLVVSDAEVYCFCTGNFSGPRCEYRNQACGMNHNCQNGATCSLIENSTMPSCICKPGYHGENCEHILHTCDTINCLNNGHCQINGPDGLAVCQCIDGFDGKNCEHNIDDCPKPNPCSNGGHCVDGISNYTCQCIPPYYGANCTNIWNPCQSPEENPCQNGGHCLTAQDFLSYNCSCSLGFTGDNCEINIDDCAQHNCSNGQICIDLVNGYRCECSPGFEGIGCKNRIDHCKKHKCQNGTCLNNLTDYSCYCATGYEGQFCEHDIDECSVHHPCVHGLCVNQPGSFECYCRPGYTGPLCQLDIDECLSGPCQNNGTCKNLQSTYECDCPPEYSGKNCELEVDECKSNPCENGGTCTDLIGGYLCHCPSGIQGSQCQLDIDECIQNPCQNGGSCVNELASYHCECHHGFEGIHCEKDVDECVISPCMNNGTCLNRNGTYECECLPGFEGDHCEKDVDECAESVNNDNDPCLNGGRCIDLVNAFECNCTETGFDGPHCEKEINDCEPMPCSQLGTLRCEDLHLNYSCHCRPGFTGHHCEIDIDECESNPCQNGGTCQQKAHDASLFGQNFRDKYELDELTVLRHSHQAVGYTCTCVPGFEGIDCEINKDDCQINHCQNGGICIDEINSYSCQCIYGFEGKMCQYLIDPCISSPCRNGATCLKKSNDSYICECTIGWLGERCDRRRSCYMPECHPEHSHCVKKMSHIQHNLCACLPNPAGLYNRSLCDPIYDCSMATGLCQNGGTCVQSGRGYYCICSDDYEGLICEKKKRINLVVILIASVGAIMTIALAVIMLVVFRSIKRARATRGTYSPSTQEMFGNSAGEILKPPPEERLI; translated from the exons ATGTTAATACTGtgttatttattcatcaaaactATGCCGACAATCAGAATATCCAGACGATCAAAATGTCCATTAGTTCTGGCCACTGTCTTCATTATTCTGACACTGGTATCAATTTTAGATTGTCAATCACTGCCATATACAACCATTAGCGATGACCAGCCATGGTCTTCGAATTCTTGGTTACATCACAACGATGACGAACAAACTGCCCCGACAACTACCGGACCCATAGTGGCCGTACTAAACATGACAAACGAAGATGCTAACATAagtcattcatcatcagattcaattgaagaatcgagaaatgaaacaatgacTATAATACCACCGTCGTCCTTATCGTTAATCGAATCGTCTACAAACAACCCATTGATTAGTCGAGATGGACATTTTGGAATCGATGCCGAATTAAAATGTCAATCGAATGACGATTGTCCCGAACACTCTGAATGTGTAGATGAATTCTGTCGTTGTCGACATGGCCATTGTCAGAATTTGGGCCAATGTTTAGTGGTCAGTGATGCTGAAGTTTATTGTTTTTGCACTGGAAATTTCAGTGGACCACGTTGTGAATACCGTAATCAAGCTTGTGGAATGAATCACAACTGCCAAAATGGTGCCACATGCAGCcttattgaaaattcaaccaTGCCAAGTTGCATTTGCAAACCGG GTTATCATGGTGAAAACTGTGAACATATCCTACACACATGTGATACAATCAATTGTCTCAACAATGGCCATTGTCAAATCAATGGACCCGATGGTCTTGCCGTTTGTCAATGTATTGATGGATTCGACG GAAAAAATTGTGAGCACAATATCGATGATTGTCCAAAACCGAATCCATGTTCGAATGGTGGTCACTGTGTGGACGGAATCAGCAATTACACGTGCCAATGTATTCCACCTTATTATGGTGCAAACTGTACAAACATATGGAATCCATGCCAATCACCGGAAGAAAATCCATGTCAAAATGGAGGCCATTGTCTGACTGCTCAGGATTTCTTATCATACAATTGTAGCTGTTCATTGGGATTCACCG GTGATAATTGTGAAATTAACATCGATGATTGTGCTCAACATAACTGTAGTAATGGGCAGATTTGTATCGACTTAGTCAACGGATACCGTTGTGAATGTTCTCCAGGTTTCGAAGGTATCGGATGCAAAAACCGTATCGATCATTGCAAAAAGCATAAATGTCAGAATGGAACGTGTTTGAATAACCTGACAGATTATAGCTGCTACTGTGCAACCGGATATGAGGGCCAATTTTGCGAACATGATATCGATGAATGCTCAGTACACCATCCATGTGTTCATGGCTTATGTGTCAATCAACCTGGCTCGTTCGAATGTTATTGTAGGCCTGGTTATACCGGTCCATTATGTCAACTGGACATTGATGAATGTCTTTCTGGTCCATGCCAAAACAATGGTACTTGCAAAAATCTACAGTCTACTTATGAATGCGATTGTCCACCTGAATATTCCGGCAAGAATTGTGAGTTAGAAGTAGATGAATGCAAATCGAATCCTTGTGAAAATGGTGGAACCTGTACTGATTTGATCGGTGGATATCTTTGCCATTGTCCTTCAGGCATTCAAGGCTCACAATGTCAGTTGGACATTGATGAATGTATTCAGAATCCATGTCAGAATGGTGGTAGCTGTGTCAATGAATTAGCTAGCTACCATTGCGAATGCCATCATGGATTTGAAGGCATTCATTGTGAAAAAGACGTTGATGAATGCGTCATAAGTCCGTGTATGAACAATGGTACCTGTCTGAATCGTAATGGCACCTATGAATGCGAATGTTTACCTGGATTTGAAGGGGATCATTGTGAAAAAGACGTTGATGAATGTGCCGAATCAGttaacaacgacaatgatcCTTGTCTGAATGGTGGCCGCTGCATCGATTTGGTAAATGCATTCGAATGTAATTGTACGGAAACCGGATTTGATGGCCCACATTGTGAGAAAGAAATTAATGACTGTGAACCAATGCCTTGTTCTCAATTGGGGACGCTTAGATGCGAAGATTTGCATCTTAATTACAGTTGTCATTGTCGACCTGGGTTCACGGGCCATCATTGTGAGATTGACATCGATGAATGTGAATCAAATCCATGTCAAAATGGTGGTACCTGTCAGCAGAAAGCTCACGATGCATCATTGTTTGGACAGAATTTTCGCGACAAATATGAACTGGACGAATTGACGGTTTTGCGTCATAGTCATCAAGCGGTTGGTTATACTTGTACCTGTGTACCAGGATTCGAAGGCATCGATTGTGAGATCAACAAAGACGATTGCCAAATTAACCATTGTCAGAATGGAGGTATTTGTATCGATGAAATCAATTCCTATTCATGTCAGTGTATTTACGGATTTGAGGGGAAAATGTGCCAATATCTGATCGATCCATGCATTTCATCGCCATGCCGAAATGGAGCTACGTGTTTGAAGAAAAGTAACGATTCCTATATTTGCGAATGTACGATCGGCTGGTTAGGCGAACGTTGTGATCGACGCCGATCTTGTTACATGCCCGAATGTCATCCAGAGCATTCAcattgtgtgaaaaaaatgtcacatATACAACATAACCTTTGTGCTTGCCTACCTAATCCGGCTGGATTATATAATCGCTCGCTTTGTGACCCAATCTATGATTGCTCAATGGCCACTGGTCTTTGCCAGAATGGTGGAACATGTGTCCAGTCAGGTCGTGGCTATTATTGCATCTGTTCGGACGATTATGAAGGACTAATTTGTGAGAAAAAG AAACGAATCAACCTTGTGGTCATATTGATTGCATCTGTGGGTGCCATAATGACTATAGCTTTGGCAGTCATCATGTTGGTTGTATTTCGAAGCATAAAACGTGCTCGAGCAACACGTGGCACATATTCACCATCGACTCAGGAAATGTTTGGAAATTCTGCTGGAGAGATTCTGAAACCACCACCAGAAGAACGGCTTATCTAA